TGGTTACGACTTGAGACTCTGTAATAATATACGAATTCAAAAAAAAGGCATAGGACTACATTAACAAAAATGATTAGGTGTTATCCTTTTATCAATAGGCCTTATATGTATGTTAGTATCCaatatctttttgttatcatCACTCGTCCTTGAAACACTTAAAATAATTTCCGGAATTATGAATCTAAACATCATTTAGTTGGTTATCAAAAGTATGATTATAAAAAcaatacattaatttttgttagatcAATACTTTTATCGCTAGATTATTTCGAAGCTTTGAGCTCAACCACGTGTAAGACAGGCTGACAACCGAAACTTGTACGAATGTATTTTGTATTGAATATCAATAATCAAACTAAGATATGCTCTACGAAAACGTGTGGCAtcaagtaaaaaataaaattgtaaatagatgataatgatataaactgattgattaaattataaataacaagTGGATTCACGCGACCCATTTTGACAGTTTAGAACCAGCCAGCATGAGCATGAGAACCTTCGATCCATAATATTCTGacggttttaattattttataaaagtttatttttattattatttgtagtGAACGAAAAAATATTCCGCATCAAAtgtccattttttaaaaattccatAATAGTTTCTTGTATgcgataaaatattattatcaatCCATGCATATGCAGTTTGCGGCCAGTTTTACTTTAGATATTTATGTCACTTTATACGCTGgtctatataaattattttaagtttaGGTTTCAAAGTCAAGATAGTAAGCTTGAGGCTTGGTATGATGGATACTCGGGGGATATTTTGGGATATTTGGATGAGTCGAAGACAATGGCCGATTCAAAAGATAAGGTTGCGTTAGATACTTAGATCGAGCTTTAAGGATTTGAAATTCATATTGTTGATCATAATCTAGGAGTTTATATAATTAGTGAATCGCTATAATATTTTTGgtactttattaaaaaagaaagataatatgGTTGTGGTGCGTGAGAGTATGAATAacatggaataaaaaaaaattaaaaacgaaaCGTAGgaggattttgttttgttttactctACAATTAGTAGTTTCGCAACTAGAAAATTTGAAGATAGTTTTGGAAATGATCGAAAGGGATGAAAAAGCTCATCCCAAAACTATGGCTATTGTGTGGTTTGTGCAGTCCATTTTGACAATTTTTGTTTGgtacataataataaaacagaaaaggCACACTTGGCTATCTACCTATTTCGAAGGACGCCGCTTTCTaactacaattttattttattaagctatatcatttttatatgattttcttttgagaaaaacttttgttattttattatttaaaagtcCTTTCTAATTGTTGGCAAAAAATATGCTGTCCTTTCCAATCAGAGAAgttattcttcttcatcatcttatTTTTTCTGATCACATCAAAATCCATTGAATGATtctagttttcatatttgttcACGTCAGtcttttaaaaagttgtgaACAAATTGTATTCAGTTCTCATATCTAAAAAGTATTACATATAAACACGTACGAAAGCAAGAAATGATGTTTTGTTCTAATGctctgaaaaaaagaaaaagaaaagggaagatAATAAAAGAGACTTTCTCGATATGTCTCGTCGTCCACTACTGTCCGGTGTTGTACTCTTGTAATGGACCAGATCGTGTTTTACTTCAGACAGGATGCcatactctttcttttttaagttctaaaagttttcttaatataataatttcagATTCttatacaaaacaacaaatactGTTAGTGCATaatgaatgaaacaaaagaatcaatgcgttaataataaaatatttgttgccaacaattagaaaaaaaaaatttaattaattatacaataaaatttgcATTTTAGTATTTTGATAGCAAATGTaatgttatttttcttcataatttCTAATAGTCAGAAACGATGCAGCATTGTGtatacataaattgttttttatgattaaaaataaataaataataatgtatacatttTGATGGATTTGTGCTACAAACGTAAAAACACGCATATAAGTCTTTACCTTAACATTGTTAATTGTAGTTTTTTAAAAGAAGTCTTCAGTGGATAAGATAAGTTTCAGTCCACCAAATCAACTGTGGCTTATATATTGACATCTAGCTGTATATTTCGAATTTAACATCAGTAATCAAGGAAATTAGAAAGTCATGATGCTTTATTTGCATAGAGACCATATACAAGTTGTagacaatttttttaacatgaCAGTATTGgcctatatttaattttaaaactcgCATTCTATGCGTGCACCCACCCACGCACAATCGGATGTGGGGATGACCCTTTCAAATGGCACAATTTTGTGCGGCCTTGATTTATCTCACGCATGACTAACATCATATAATTCCCATATTAAAAACAGGAATTTCGTATTCTCGTATAATTTATACATTATCACAAACATAAGTCAAACCTTTGACAAGACGCTCGTTGGTGCATATACTATttggtataattattataagtaGCATATAAGGTTGGTTCATGTACCGTAAACTAAATGCATGTAACATACTTTGAACCAAGGCAGTGTTCGTCATATTCATTTTATTCTTCCTTGTCCATCAAATTATATCagcttaaataaaaattatccctttcttttgatttcttttcccAAATTCCGTTTTTCGAGCTATGTTCATTCATCAGCTTAATAATTTCTTTCCAAATGTTGTCGTGTAATTAATATGGAACATAGCTCTATACAAATCATTTGATATGGGACAATTGATCATTGATATATCCCCATTCCTACATGCCAAAATGAAGTAATTAATATTGGAAATCACATTTCGTAAAGATTGATTATGCATGATAATTTTTGGATTACAATATTTTTGACATAATTTTCTATCATGGATTAATGAAGTTATCTAcacattctttttattttcgttAGTTAAAAGGAATTTAATGAAGTTATTATTTTCCCGAATGGATTTCATGTCAATAGTCAAACTCATTGAATCTTCAACTTTCAGCAGGAGTTGTGAAAAGCTTTGATTTATGCATAAGTAATTAGAAACgcaaaaatacaataaatttatGTGGTTCATCAACGGTGTTAGTTAAGTCCACATGCAAAAAATGGTTTATTAATAGCTACAAATAGATAAATTAAACTGAAAACAACGGTCCATAATGAATGATCTCAGCGAGACTTCCGTTTTATCGCGAGCAACGGATGGGGTACTGATAGTATATGATTAAGgtatatatttacatgattgTTTCACTATGAATTATGTAATATAGTGTAGGCGGGTGTTTAACTGCCATGCACTCTGCATCTTTTAAAAGATCAAAATCAGTATTGTTGGATAATTAAGCCACAATAATTTTCTACCGTGAAACCCATTATGTCATGTAAATGCATCGAACCCAAAACTAATTTGGTGACAAAAGAGATAATCCAACCCTCTCTACTCCTCTAGCCTCTAGGCTCTCTAGTAACTAGCATGTATAATTtgttatgtaaaatatagtattgaataaaaagcaaatatattcAGGACAGCTGAcattattttacatataaaaatacttttttaattaatgccCATGATTAAAATAAGTATAACcaccactactactactatacgagggatatcaattttttttttaaaagtaatgtCAGCTGAGTCATATATAAACAACTgatcattaaataaataaaagctacACCTAGGATAAAATAATGATATGTTTTCAATAActtgatttaatattctatttattttgtattatagtAATAGACACTATAGTCTATATACATACAAAGTCCCGATTAGACTTTTACGTATGTACGTCTCTCCGCATTACTTGTCGTTTGTTTTGTCTTCTGTACCTGCACGAAACAATATGGAGACATCTGATAATCTAGCTTGTATTTAACTACTTGTAAATTATAGCTAATCTACGTACGTAGCTTGAAAATAACTTGTCCTAGTCGTTAGGTTTAATATAAAACGGGACCATGCCACTATATAAATAGAGAAGATGTGATAATATATCACGGGACCATCCATGAATGGGTGGTTCTTTTGGTTACACATGTTATCAAAGAgcatttttagaattattttggTCTGTAAATATGATGTCGATCGTATTGAAAAGTCGAACCGATCCTTGAGTCATAAATATCTAGTTGCAAATTGATAATATCATGAGATCATTGCACTTTATCGTAAATCAGGTTCTAATCAATTCCCATCGGGGCATCGATGTGACCTACTACATTAGCAGCTTAGCAGGAAGCCACTACTAGTGTAAGAAAGATTCGACTATAATATAATGGTAAATACCTATGATGCTACGTCAGTActtaataaagaaaagaaaagataaaagccAAGGCTACATATATAGAATTAGAAACCAATAACCATATAGAGTGAAGGTGGGTGAAGAGCCAGTGGAATGATAAGTTAGATTACTATGAACAATGTAGGCAAGTTGCTCACTTACATTACAAGTGCATGCACGTCTTTAATGTTGACCCATCTACACACCGGCCTACACACATATATTCTTCTAAAAATTGATAAGTACGgctgtatgtatgtatatacattacgcatgttgagacttgagagagagaaacatgCGTATACTGCACTAACATTTGCTATCAAACTCGTTACAACCAAAGTCTCCTCTTATTTTTTACTATACAAACTAATGTAATCAATTTTtataccacaaaaaaaaacttcaatacTCATTCGATTTTAATGAATCCATTAAATCTTGGCGTGTCCgtttaaatatacataaaccGTAATTCTAAATTTAGCTTACCAGAAAGGCAACTAAACCGGCATTAGAATTTGATTGCTCTAGCAGTTTCTGTAGTGCAACAGAGCAAAAGGCAACTAAACCGGCATTAGAATTGATTGCTACAGTTTCTGTAGTACAACAGagcaattttgtttgtttgttttgtaaaatcCAACATATATTGGCTTATCGAATCTAAACTTATATACTGTCTCTATCAATGTAACGTactaaaagaaaccaaacaataaCGACGCACACGTATGATCCAAATTCTCAGCATAAACAAATTTCCCCATTGATTAAGTATTAATGTACCAAATGGAAAAGAACAGGAGGAAGAAAGATAATTTTTATGTATCTTGTTCAGATTAGTCACCAACTATAACTGATTTCAAAGTTCTTAACTCATAAAACTGAGcattttgtctctcttttaaATTGCAATGTAGGAAAGCTACAACAATAGGCTGATTCTTACACAAAACCGTTAAAAGAAACATTGAAACCAAAAAAGCAGCAGTCCACATTTTTTAGCAAAACCTTGTGTTTCAAAGCTTATTACAGCATCTGAGCAGCAGTGTTTAGCTTCTCCGCTAGACTCAACTGTGTCCTTGTTATGCTTGATAGGTACAACAGAAGCAATTGATCCTGCAAACAACAGAATAAACaatcattagtttttttataaagtgtAATGCTTCAGCTTGGCTCTTACGATCTTTTACCTGGAGACTATCATTCACGAGGTTATCGAAGACTTGTGGAGGTAACTTGGGGAGGGAGGCTACTGCATCTGCAATGAATCGTCCTATGTTGTTGTCTGGAGCTGTTTGACCTTCCTGTGGAATTTCATTAAAACTAACGATCATGCATCTGCAGCAGGTAATTGACTGTTTATTTTACCTTAAGGATATTTCAAACTTACCACAACACCGTCAACGTATTTGTGTACATCGTTGATTAAAGTCAGCAGCCTCTCCATTGTAAGCTCCATTCCTTCCAAGTCATTTGGGAGTTTGTCCACAGCTGTTGCCTTGAGGACATCAACTGCAGATCAAGATGATATATTCTTAATCAGACACAATGAATACCCAATAGAGCCATAAAATGGTTCACACTACTGTATAAATACTAGCTAAGAACATCTAATTCAGTTTCGTTCTTTCACAATCATAAGAGAAACAATCTCTAGACACTGAATTAAGTATGCAAAAACTGAGATACTTAGACAATGAGGCCGTATGTAATATGTATATGGAATTGGGTGCTAATAACTTCTGATATGGAAGATATTAATAGTTAGAATACTCACATCCGACTCTCTCAGCGTCAACCATACGGAGATCAACAGGAATCTCTTGAAATTGTGCAGCGAGCTGTCGATCACCAAGTGAAAGGTTTGAAGAGACAAAAGCTTTTATTGTACCCTCACCATTTGTAAACCCAGTGTCCACGGTTAGGTGAATTGGGTTGGCAACTTCTCTGGCATAGAAGTCATGAATCAGTGCACTACCACCATTAACCCCAGCACCGGTTGAATACCTGCAAAATCAATAGAGTAGTTCCTATCAGCTACTTCAAAATGAGAACAAATCAACCACCAAGGCAGAAACCCAACGCATCAATGAATCAAGCAACAAGAATCGTTTTGACAAAGATAAAAGAGTAATCACGAGAGTTAAGAGAATGAGAATGGAAAAAGAGAAGTACCAGCCGACAATAATTTCTTTTGGATTCACCTTAAGGTGTGAAGCTAACATATTGTGGTGGTAATCAATATCCACAGCAACCTGCATCCATATGAAAACAATAACCCTCAAAACGTATCACAAGTCACAACCTTAAGGTGTGAGAAGCTAACATTTGATCTCAAAACAATTTGGTTTCCCCAGAAGAGAGCTGACAATATGCTCACTAGCAAAAGCATGATGGAATGACCAAAGATGTAAGAAGCACAGTACTGTAAGCTATCGTCTACACTTCTTTTATAAACCTCACATTCTCAGAAGCAAAAATCACATCTACTCTTCAGCTACAAAGCAGATCTAAGAATCCCTAAgctaaatcctaaaaaaaaagatagggaATACGAGAGGGAGAAGCAGAGATGAAAATCGAACCTGATCAGAAGATTCATTGTGAGGGACGGCGTATGAATTGCGGATATCGACGGTTCCATCAGGTAAGATAGATCCAAGGAGAGTGCCGATGACTCGTTCAGCTGAGTCAGGACGTCTCACGAAGCAATCACAGACGTTAAAGATAACGAGTGGGTGGATCCTCGCCGTGAGAACAGAGGTAGTCCCGGACGTCGTAGATGACGGAGACACGAATTGCAAGACGGTGTGGTCGCTCACTGCCGCCATGGTTAAGATTTTCTGAGAACGACCAAAGgcgcgagagagagagactggagatttttagggtttccgaTGTGAGCGTaagaggaaggagagagagggagagaaggcCGCTGGTGTGTGATAGAGAAAAGATAGGTTTAGGTGCTAATGGGCCAACAAATAGGCCCATTATATGTTTCAGCAAGTTTCAGCAAATTTAGGGCCAGCAAAACATGTTTATCGAATGACCTTGACGAACACAACCTCTATCGTTACTGTATGATAACATATTTTTGTATCTGGTGGATTTCTAAGATGTACACAATGAGGAGGTTTTGAATGAGAATATTTTGAttggtaataataattttaactgtatattttcttgCAATAAAACATTTTTCCTAAATCAATGTGTAATTGTATATGCATTGGTCAGGTGCTCAATATGGCAAATGGCCACAACTTGAAAGATATCTAAGATTCCACTACTGTTGGCTTGGTTTGGTCTCAACCTTTTTACTGTAGAGATGCTAGGCATCCAAGTTTTGACTAAATACCTCATTTTTTTACATGGAATGCTAAGGAGAAACGCTTCCACCGTAGACTAATTAAGGACAATCAAGAACCGGAAGACATCATATGTTTCAAGTAAGATTGATGGTGATTTAAGTATGAAACTCCTGTTTCGTTATCTTACATGACCCACATGTGCTGAAGATTTGAGGACTTTCAATGGGATTGTCTATGGGTCATATTATGTGTGGCAAGAGGTTTATTAGAAGAATGAAATTTTAGAGGACTCACAGTCTATCATGTATCATTGCCTAGTTtgctatttttttataaagaattgaAAGTCTTAAAAGTTCAGTATGGGttaaaagaaagttaaaatacagttttttagtttttaaaaatatttgtgcAACTCAGTTATTATTTAACTATCCAAATATGATACACAACTAACCTTATTGTTTGTTAATGAAACAAATAATCACAACtaaactttttgaaaattaatttttgtaataattatactaaatgtaggtataaatatatattacaaaacaacaatttttacccaaccaaaaagaagataggaatccaaaaaaaattgagttatggcaaaataaaacaaaattataaataatactaattgtAGTTAATCAATTATAcgtataaaattttcaaaaataattatgttttttacgATCGCCAAACTATCAACTGATTCCATATCAATTTGACTACTTAGTGCAACTAACTTTTTTACTGAACTAAATGTTATACTATTAATATACTTGTATTAGATAGACTGCATATAACTATAATTTACTCCAGttttaattcataatataatttcataacaCATTAGAAATACATACTACTCACTATCAACGACGACAAGTATCCAATCCATTGTGAATCGGAAATATTCTTCTCCGCTATAATGCTAGTCCGATCTTAATACTATAGTACCATGATAGTGAAATTGTGGTTTTCTCATACATTATTACTAACACGGTAACACCTATTTTAAAAGGATAGGTGCTGATTTGTTGACGATTAGACAAAGCATAGATTAGTCCGTTAttgtttgatatttgatatttacGATATTCATTTAGGGATTGATTAATAAGAATATGAAAGTCAATCATgagttattgttttaaatagtttgttattgtttactaaaatttctgaaataataactataatataatctgttaagtaattttattaaataatttcgaaaatattattttattattttataaattaatatagttttttttgttagttattaaattaactaaaatgTGATGACATTATTATAATATGCCACATGACATGATATTAGGTTTAAACTTTAACAatattgcttaaataagtatatgaaAATTAGACCTCATTGATGATCTATTTTAAAGACATAAAAACAGTTACACTGTATTAAATACGAATccaatcatatttttaatcctttatttatattaatacaatattatataatatatacatgtttgaaaagaaatgaaaaacttgaaaacttgtattaaaattttatataaaaatatatattttagatgaaGTAACAAAATGTTAACATAACTATTAAAGAGATATGATATAACATTTTCCAaaagtctattttatttgttatacaaacacatataaaaaatattttttcttatgttttgcatTACAAATGCtaatgttttgctttttgtttgtaCAAATGCTAATGTTTCTTAAGGGCAACCTCATGGATGACCCTCTCTTCATGTTAAAGGTATATAGTATCTCCATTCTTATATTAGTCAACCTCATGGATACATGAtactactttcttcttcttcttcaacttctcagGTTTTGGAGTGAGTTCCTTGAGCTCCGACAACTTTCCGATCACCGGCGAGATAGACCCCGTCAAGCTCCTAGCTCGGTAGACGAGCCTCGTGACACGGAGAACATACCCTCCTCCAGTAGCGGCTGAGCGCCTTCTCTTGCAGAAAACTCCTCGGCGACCGCAAGGGTTGACGACAGCTTCACTGGACGCGAATGAAGACTGATGATGAAAAGAAAGAACGACGAGGACTAGAGGCCGGAGAAAGAGTTCGGGGTTTCCAGCCGTTGTCATAAACGAATACCTGGACCACTAGCCGTTGTCATACAAATGCAATTAAATGTTTCATGGTGATANNNNNNNNNNNNNNNNNNNNNNNNNNNNNNNNNNNNNNNNNNNNNNNNNNNNNNNNNNNNNNNNNNNNNNNNNNNNNNNNNNNNNNNNNNNNNNNNNNNNNNNNNNNNNNNNNNNNNNNNNNNNNNNNNNNNNNNNNNNNNNNNNNNNNNNNNNNNNNNNNNNNNNNNNNNNNNNNNNNNNNNNNNNNNNNNNNNNNNNNNNNNNNNNNNNNNNNNNNNNNNNNNNNNNNNNNNNNNNNNNNNNNNNNNNNNNNNNNNNNNNNNNNNNNNNNNNNNNNNNNNNNNNNNNNNNNNNNNNNNNNNNNNNNNNNNNNNNNNNNNNNNNNNNNNNNNNNNNNNNNNNNNNNNNNNNNNNNNNNNNNNNNNNNNNNNNNNNNNNNNNNNNNNNNNNNNNNNNNNNNNNNNNNNNNNNNNNNNNNNNNNNNNNNNNNNNNNNNNNNNNNNNNNNNNNNNNNNNNNNNNNNNNNNNNNNNNNNNNNNNNNNNNNNNNNNNNNNNNNNNNNNNNNNNNNNNNNNNNNNNNNNNNNNNNNNNNNNNNNNNNNNNNNNNNNNNNNNNNNNNNNNNNNNNNNNNNNNNNNNNNNNNNNNNNNNNNNNNNNNNNNNNNNNNNNNNNNNNNNNNNNNNNNNNNNNNNNNNNNNNNNNNNNNNNNNNNNNNNNNNNNNNNNNNNNNNNNNNNNNNNNNNNNNNNNNNNNNNNNNNNNNNNNNNNNNNNNNNNNNNNNNNNNNNNNNNNNNNNNNNNNNNNNNNNNNNNNNNNNNNNNNNNNNNNNNNNNNNNNNNNNNNNNNNNNNNNNNNNNNNNNNNNNNNNNNNNNNNNNNNNNNNNNNNNNNNNNNNNNNNNNNNNNNNNNNNNNNNNNNNNNNNNNNNNNNNNNNNNNNNNNNNNNNNNNNNNNNNNNNNNNNNNNNNNNNNNNNNNNNNNNNNNNNNNNNNNNNNNNNNNNNNNNNNNNNNNNNNNNNNNNNNNNNNNNNNNNNNNNNNNNNNNNNNNNNNNNNNNNNNNNNNNNNNNNNNNNNNNNNNNNNNNNNNNNNNNNNNNNNNNNNNNNNNNNNNNNNNNNNNNNNNNNNNNNNNNNNNNNNNNNNNNNNNNNNNNNNNNNNNNNNNNNNNNNNNNNNNNNNNNNNNNNNNNNNNNNNNNN
The sequence above is drawn from the Camelina sativa cultivar DH55 chromosome 4, Cs, whole genome shotgun sequence genome and encodes:
- the LOC104782460 gene encoding eukaryotic translation initiation factor 3 subunit F, which gives rise to MAAVSDHTVLQFVSPSSTTSGTTSVLTARIHPLVIFNVCDCFVRRPDSAERVIGTLLGSILPDGTVDIRNSYAVPHNESSDQVAVDIDYHHNMLASHLKVNPKEIIVGWYSTGAGVNGGSALIHDFYAREVANPIHLTVDTGFTNGEGTIKAFVSSNLSLGDRQLAAQFQEIPVDLRMVDAERVGFDVLKATAVDKLPNDLEGMELTMERLLTLINDVHKYVDGVVEGQTAPDNNIGRFIADAVASLPKLPPQVFDNLVNDSLQDQLLLLYLSSITRTQLSLAEKLNTAAQML